The stretch of DNA CCCTGCATCATCCAATCCATATCCGCTATACTTTGCGTCCCGGGCTTTAAATGATGTAACAAAGCATGATATTTCTCAACGGTTTTGATCGCATGGCTGAGCATCGATTGAGGATGCTCGCCTGCAACAGGCATCACTTCGAGCTCTACCAACGCTGGGATCAAAATTTTTAAAATTCCCAGGCGTCGGAAATGTTCCAAGCCTTTCGCCGGATCTGTCCCTGATAAAAGCCGAAAGAACTCATCGCGTTGGCGTTCACTCGAGGTCCGGGTTAATTGGGGACCGGCTTCCTGTAGCGCTTGCTCCAATCCTGGGGCATAGTCAAGATCTAATTGAACTGCCAGGCGCACGCCGCGCAGGACACGTACCGGGTCATCGAATAAGGCATGTTCACTGCACGCCCGCAGCACACCCCTCTCCAGGTCAGACTGGCCTCCCAGCGGATCAATAACCTGTGTTAATCGATCCACAGGCACCGCCATCGCGTTGATTGTGAAATCGCGGTTAAATAAATCTTCCCTCAAGTCCATTCCGGAAAACTGAACAAAATCCAGTGGGAAAAATTGGCCCTGCGAATCATAATAGACTACTCTGGCCGTATGGCGATCATCATCCAGCACGAAAAAGCCAGCCTTCAGATGTTTCGCCAATTTCCTGGCCAGTAAGGTTGGGTTACCTCCCATTGCAAAATCCATGTCGTGCAGCGGTTTTCCCAAGAGCACGTCACGAACAGCGCCTCCCACAAGATAAAGCTGCTGTTCAGTGCCGAACACTTCTCTGATCTGCGCCAACAACGCCCGGTAATGGGGCTCAAAGACCAGCTTCATATTTTTCCAGGTCAACCACACCGATAAAGGGCAGGTTTCGATAAAACTCATCCATGTCTAAGCCATAGCCAAAGACAAATTTATCAGGGATTATAAATCCGCAATATTTAATCGGGATATCCACCTCCCGCCGCGACGCTTTATTTAATAGTGTACAGACTTCTAAACTTGCCGGATGCCTGGTTTGCAGCATTTCAATGACCGAAGCCAGTGTATTTCCGCTGTCAATAATATCCTCAACGATCAGCACATGTTTTCCGGCGATACTGGTCGTCAGATCCAGGGTGATTCGCACCTGGCCTTGCGAACTGCGCGTTCCGGCGCCATAAGAGGAAACGCCCATGAAGTCAATCGCCACCAGTGGTGTGATATGTCGGATCAGGTCGGTCAGGAACATCACACCGCCCCTTAAGATGCAGATTGCTAATATCTCTTTTCCATGATAATCCCGGCTGATGTCTTCACCTAATTCCTTAACTCGCTTTTTGAGCTGCTCTTCTTCGATCAGTACTTCGCCAATAAATGAATGATAATCTTGCATGTTCTACCTCGGATACTCACCTCTAGGGACCTCATGATGGGTCCGACAGCGGGCTTCGTACATTTCATTGGCGCCAATCACCACAATTGGTTCGTCATAATGAGCTGGCTTCCCATTCACCAACCGCTGTGTCCGACTGGCAGTCTCGCCACAAACCATGCAAATGGCATGCAGCTTATCCACAAATTCTGCCCTGGCC from Brevefilum fermentans encodes:
- the hpt gene encoding hypoxanthine phosphoribosyltransferase, coding for MQDYHSFIGEVLIEEEQLKKRVKELGEDISRDYHGKEILAICILRGGVMFLTDLIRHITPLVAIDFMGVSSYGAGTRSSQGQVRITLDLTTSIAGKHVLIVEDIIDSGNTLASVIEMLQTRHPASLEVCTLLNKASRREVDIPIKYCGFIIPDKFVFGYGLDMDEFYRNLPFIGVVDLEKYEAGL
- a CDS encoding tRNA nucleotidyltransferase/poly(A) polymerase family protein encodes the protein MKLVFEPHYRALLAQIREVFGTEQQLYLVGGAVRDVLLGKPLHDMDFAMGGNPTLLARKLAKHLKAGFFVLDDDRHTARVVYYDSQGQFFPLDFVQFSGMDLREDLFNRDFTINAMAVPVDRLTQVIDPLGGQSDLERGVLRACSEHALFDDPVRVLRGVRLAVQLDLDYAPGLEQALQEAGPQLTRTSSERQRDEFFRLLSGTDPAKGLEHFRRLGILKILIPALVELEVMPVAGEHPQSMLSHAIKTVEKYHALLHHLKPGTQSIADMDWMMQGVRDALGKFSLEIATYFRGEVTPGRDKLSLAFFGALLQGLGTSAMSTGSKEQRIPQRNHHLKGAQLAFTIAKQLTLSTAESHWVQTLVQHHMNLLPYVANRKIPDQRAIYHFFKQTGEVGVAIALHFLADAMALKDHNLDQECWRWYVSVVGAILSAWWEKHSMVVEPKLLLDGFDLQDEFGLMPGKTIGTLLSQLEEEQASGTISNSDQARDFIRKRLIEGVDSGENDEN